A region from the Mucilaginibacter sp. CSA2-8R genome encodes:
- a CDS encoding alpha/beta hydrolase produces MKYLLAFLSVLQLSAFAQNKAGLTNQPDTSFSNYSAYLNAKKKYPEIRLVKDSVLPSIQDERNITYRTVGNTSLQIDVFRPKKIKGKRPAIIIIHGGGWRSGNRTQHYPLAERLAEKGFVCFTPAYRLSTEALYPAAVLDLKEAIRWVRAKAGKYHVDTTQIAVLGFSAGGQLATLLGTTGNNPIFTDPQSQLKKYSTKVNAIVDIDGTLAFIHPESGEGDDSKSTSAATYWFGYNKTEKPDLWRQAAALTYAGPQTPPTLFINSAVDRMHAGRTDYINDLKQGNVYTEVRAFPDTPHTFCLFEPWFTPTVNYITGFLDKIFPHNKNDRSE; encoded by the coding sequence ATGAAGTATCTGCTCGCTTTTTTATCGGTATTGCAGTTAAGTGCCTTTGCCCAAAACAAAGCCGGACTTACCAATCAACCCGATACCTCTTTTAGCAACTACAGCGCATATTTAAACGCCAAAAAGAAATATCCGGAGATTCGCTTAGTTAAAGACAGTGTTCTGCCTTCGATACAGGATGAACGCAACATTACCTATCGCACTGTGGGCAATACATCTTTGCAGATAGACGTTTTCAGGCCTAAAAAAATAAAAGGCAAACGCCCGGCAATCATTATTATTCATGGTGGCGGATGGCGTTCGGGCAATCGCACTCAGCATTACCCGCTGGCCGAACGACTGGCCGAGAAAGGCTTTGTTTGTTTTACACCTGCCTACCGCCTGTCTACCGAGGCCCTCTACCCTGCAGCTGTGTTAGATTTAAAAGAAGCTATACGTTGGGTACGCGCTAAAGCCGGTAAATACCATGTAGACACAACGCAAATTGCTGTGCTTGGATTTTCGGCAGGCGGACAGTTAGCCACATTGCTGGGCACAACCGGCAACAATCCCATTTTTACCGACCCTCAGTCTCAATTAAAAAAATATAGCACCAAGGTTAATGCCATTGTTGATATTGATGGAACGCTGGCTTTTATACATCCCGAATCGGGCGAGGGCGATGACAGCAAATCTACATCAGCAGCCACCTACTGGTTTGGCTACAACAAAACCGAAAAGCCTGACCTCTGGCGACAGGCGGCGGCCCTTACCTATGCCGGGCCTCAAACCCCGCCTACATTATTCATCAATAGTGCTGTAGACCGTATGCATGCAGGCCGTACTGATTATATTAATGATTTAAAACAAGGTAACGTTTATACGGAGGTACGTGCCTTTCCTGACACACCGCATACTTTTTGCCTGTTCGAACCCTGGTTTACGCCGACAGTAAATTACATTACAGGCTTTTTAGATAAAATATTTCCGCATAACAAAAACGACCGCTCTGAATAG
- a CDS encoding oxidoreductase: MSKVWFITGCSTGFGRELAKEVLAQGYRAAIASRNTDDVKDIVDAYPDNAIAVKLDVTKADEISAAVELIQNRFGQIDVLVNNAGIGYFGAIEESEEEEVRRMFEINFFGLANVTKAVLPVLRKQRSGHILNIASIGGLVGFPAVGFYNATKFAVDGFSESLAKEVAPLGIKVTVIAPSGFRTDWAGRSANNSKIVIDDYKETAGANKDNIRGYSGNQPGDPVRAAKAMIKAVESDNPPLRLLLGEAALKGARNKLDVLKKDFDAWEETTVGADFPKEEQGK; the protein is encoded by the coding sequence ATGAGTAAAGTATGGTTTATCACCGGTTGCTCAACCGGCTTTGGCCGCGAACTGGCTAAAGAAGTTTTAGCTCAAGGTTATCGTGCCGCAATAGCTTCAAGAAATACAGACGACGTAAAAGATATTGTAGATGCGTATCCGGATAATGCAATTGCCGTAAAGCTGGATGTGACTAAAGCTGATGAAATTTCGGCTGCGGTTGAGCTGATACAAAATAGATTTGGACAAATTGATGTGCTGGTAAATAATGCCGGTATTGGTTATTTCGGTGCTATCGAAGAAAGCGAAGAAGAGGAAGTGCGACGCATGTTCGAAATTAACTTTTTCGGGTTGGCTAATGTAACCAAAGCCGTACTGCCTGTTTTACGCAAGCAGCGCAGCGGACATATCTTAAATATAGCATCTATCGGCGGTTTGGTAGGTTTTCCGGCTGTTGGTTTTTACAACGCTACTAAATTTGCTGTCGATGGTTTTTCGGAGTCTTTAGCTAAAGAAGTAGCGCCGTTAGGTATTAAAGTAACGGTAATTGCGCCGAGCGGTTTCCGTACCGATTGGGCAGGCCGGTCGGCTAATAATAGCAAAATTGTGATTGATGATTACAAAGAAACTGCTGGTGCTAACAAAGATAACATCCGTGGCTACAGCGGCAACCAGCCCGGCGACCCGGTACGTGCTGCTAAAGCCATGATTAAAGCAGTAGAGTCCGACAATCCGCCATTACGCTTACTGTTGGGCGAGGCAGCCTTAAAAGGTGCCCGTAACAAACTGGACGTTTTGAAAAAAGATTTTGATGCTTGGGAAGAAACTACCGTTGGGGCTGATTTTCCGAAAGAAGAGCAAGGTAAGTAA
- a CDS encoding LptF/LptG family permease, translating into MKKVHLLILKSFIRPFVVTFFIVMFVLLMLFLFKYIDDLIGKGFEWYIILELMAYASMTNVAMALPLSVLLSSIMTYGSLGENYELVAIKSAGISLTRAMYPMMVVVTLLSIGAFIFSDYMLPIANFKYFSLLYDVRQQKTAFLISEGVFNSSFPGYSIRVQKKDKDGQTLHGVMIYQKPENSNEMTVTKAKEAAMYRTPDDLFLVLKLKDGIRYEESAPPGSFNSRQRLMRQRFASSEQKFDLGGFKLKRTDANGWRNTIQMMNLKQLTHFQDSSIRKLGSENSTNYSLVTPYIRYFSVPKKPSVSLDSLKPVAAKPIKGIPLETALTNALNEANSVHESLRTLGDRYKEESKNIRKFSIEYQKKFTLSAACLALFLVGAPLGAIIRKGGLGLPLVVSVIFFLIYYIISTIGEKSVKEGSMSPVVGMWMAIAVLTPIGIFLSYKAANDSVLFDMESYKRFFNKLLKYRKAGATQPPR; encoded by the coding sequence GTGAAAAAAGTACACCTTTTAATTCTTAAGTCGTTTATCAGGCCCTTTGTGGTTACCTTTTTCATTGTGATGTTTGTGCTGCTGATGTTGTTTTTGTTTAAATACATCGACGACCTTATTGGCAAAGGCTTTGAATGGTACATCATTCTCGAACTGATGGCTTATGCCTCCATGACTAACGTAGCCATGGCCCTACCCCTGTCAGTTTTGCTATCGTCTATCATGACTTACGGTAGTTTGGGCGAAAATTACGAGTTGGTGGCCATTAAATCGGCCGGCATATCACTTACCCGGGCTATGTATCCCATGATGGTGGTAGTTACCTTGCTGAGCATTGGCGCATTTATATTTTCTGATTATATGCTGCCCATTGCCAACTTTAAGTATTTCAGTTTACTGTATGATGTGCGGCAGCAAAAAACGGCGTTCCTGATCTCCGAAGGTGTTTTTAACAGCAGCTTTCCGGGTTACTCTATCCGGGTACAAAAAAAGGATAAAGACGGCCAGACACTGCATGGTGTAATGATATATCAAAAGCCGGAAAATTCTAACGAGATGACGGTAACGAAAGCTAAAGAGGCTGCTATGTACCGTACACCTGATGATTTATTTTTGGTACTTAAGCTCAAAGATGGCATTCGTTATGAGGAAAGTGCTCCTCCCGGCAGTTTCAATAGCCGGCAGCGTTTGATGCGCCAACGCTTTGCCAGCTCTGAACAAAAGTTTGATTTAGGTGGCTTTAAGCTGAAGCGTACTGATGCTAATGGCTGGCGTAACACTATCCAAATGATGAATTTGAAGCAGCTTACGCATTTCCAGGATTCATCCATTCGTAAATTAGGCAGCGAAAATAGTACCAACTACAGCTTGGTAACGCCTTACATTAGGTATTTTAGCGTACCTAAAAAGCCATCAGTAAGTTTGGATAGCCTTAAGCCTGTAGCGGCAAAACCTATTAAAGGCATCCCGTTAGAAACCGCTTTAACAAACGCGCTTAATGAAGCCAACTCGGTTCATGAGTCGCTCCGTACCCTGGGCGACCGTTACAAAGAAGAGTCTAAAAACATCCGGAAGTTTTCTATCGAGTATCAAAAAAAGTTCACGTTGTCGGCTGCTTGTTTGGCCTTGTTTTTAGTGGGTGCGCCTTTAGGGGCTATTATCCGTAAAGGGGGTTTGGGGTTGCCGCTGGTGGTATCGGTGATCTTCTTTTTGATATACTATATCATCAGTACCATCGGCGAAAAATCGGTTAAGGAAGGGAGCATGTCACCAGTAGTGGGCATGTGGATGGCTATTGCGGTATTAACACCTATCGGTATCTTTTTATCCTACAAAGCCGCTAATGATTCGGTACTGTTTGATATGGAATCTTACAAACGTTTCTTTAATAAACTACTGAAATACAGAAAAGCCGGAGCAACACAGCCCCCCCGTTGA
- a CDS encoding aldo/keto reductase: MEHRQLGASGLFVPVLSFGTATFGGGNEFFKAWGNTQVDEAKRLINLCMDAGVNFFDTANIYSGGASEEILGQAIEGIRHQTILSTKATFPMGNGPNDFGSSRSHLIKQCEDSLRRLKTDYIDIYHLHGFDGNTPVEETLKTLDDLITAGKIRYIACSNFSGWHLMKSLSVSERYGWARYVAHQAYYSLLDREFEWELMPLGIDQKVSTIVWSPLSSGRLGGKFRRSQPVPENNRISQGGSHGPATNFELLYKIVDALDEVAEETGKTVPQIALNWLLQRPTVANIIIGARDEEQLKQNLGAIGWNLTTDQVKKLDAASDRDLIYPYWHQRQNPQLNPPPKFY, encoded by the coding sequence ATGGAACACAGACAGTTAGGAGCATCCGGATTATTTGTGCCGGTGCTCAGTTTTGGTACGGCTACCTTTGGTGGTGGCAACGAGTTTTTTAAGGCCTGGGGCAATACGCAGGTTGATGAAGCCAAACGCTTGATTAATCTTTGTATGGATGCCGGCGTCAACTTTTTCGACACGGCTAACATTTATTCCGGTGGTGCCTCCGAAGAAATATTAGGGCAGGCCATTGAGGGCATCCGTCACCAAACAATCCTATCTACCAAGGCTACTTTCCCGATGGGCAACGGGCCTAATGATTTTGGCTCATCGCGCTCGCATCTCATTAAACAATGTGAGGACAGCCTGCGCCGTTTAAAAACAGATTATATAGACATTTATCACCTGCACGGCTTTGATGGTAATACCCCTGTTGAAGAAACGCTGAAAACGCTGGATGATTTAATTACCGCCGGTAAGATACGCTATATTGCCTGCTCTAATTTTTCGGGCTGGCATTTAATGAAGTCGTTGTCGGTTTCTGAGCGTTATGGCTGGGCTCGCTACGTAGCACATCAGGCTTATTATTCTCTACTCGACCGCGAGTTTGAATGGGAACTGATGCCGTTAGGTATCGATCAAAAAGTAAGCACCATTGTATGGAGCCCATTGTCGTCCGGAAGGTTAGGCGGTAAATTTCGCCGCAGTCAGCCCGTGCCCGAAAACAACCGCATCAGCCAGGGTGGCTCACACGGACCGGCTACCAATTTTGAGTTGTTGTATAAAATTGTTGATGCGCTGGATGAAGTTGCCGAAGAAACCGGTAAAACCGTTCCGCAAATTGCCCTTAATTGGTTATTGCAGCGCCCAACGGTAGCCAACATCATTATTGGTGCCCGCGATGAGGAGCAGCTTAAACAAAACTTAGGCGCTATAGGCTGGAACTTAACTACCGATCAGGTTAAAAAGCTGGATGCTGCCAGCGACCGGGATTTGATTTACCCGTATTGGCACCAACGCCAAAATCCACAACTAAACCCGCCGCCAAAATTTTACTAA
- the tsaD gene encoding tRNA (adenosine(37)-N6)-threonylcarbamoyltransferase complex transferase subunit TsaD: MPVILGIESSCDETSAAVYADGVMLSNIIANQTIHEAYGGVVPELASRVHQQNIIPAVQQAILNAKVSKNDIDAVAFTRGPGLLGSLLVGVSFAKAFALAKNIPLIEVNHMQAHILAHFIEEPKPSFPFLCLTVSGGHTQIVLVKDYFDMEVIGHTQDDAAGEAMDKTSKILGLPYPGGPLIDKYARLGNPDAFQFPEPQIPGYNFSFSGLKTAILYFIQNNEAKDPNFVKNNLADICASVEKRIATILLKKLSKAAQAYGIKDIALAGGVSANTGLRQGLLDLGAKHQWNTFVPRMAYCTDNAAMIAIAGYYKYLKGDFTDQHVAPLARMPF; encoded by the coding sequence GTGCCCGTAATATTAGGAATTGAATCTTCATGTGATGAAACTTCGGCGGCGGTGTACGCAGATGGTGTTATGTTGAGTAACATCATCGCTAACCAAACCATACACGAAGCCTACGGCGGTGTTGTGCCCGAACTGGCTTCGCGCGTTCATCAGCAAAATATCATTCCGGCTGTTCAACAAGCAATACTTAACGCAAAAGTAAGCAAAAATGATATTGATGCAGTAGCTTTTACGCGCGGACCGGGCCTTTTAGGCTCACTTTTAGTAGGGGTGTCTTTTGCCAAGGCTTTTGCCTTAGCTAAAAACATTCCGCTCATTGAGGTTAACCACATGCAGGCGCATATCCTGGCTCATTTTATTGAAGAACCGAAGCCATCGTTTCCGTTTCTATGTCTAACCGTTTCGGGCGGGCACACGCAGATTGTACTGGTGAAAGATTATTTTGACATGGAAGTTATTGGCCATACCCAGGATGATGCCGCGGGTGAGGCAATGGATAAAACCAGTAAAATATTAGGCCTACCTTACCCCGGCGGTCCCCTGATTGATAAATATGCACGTTTAGGTAACCCGGATGCGTTTCAGTTTCCGGAGCCACAAATACCCGGTTACAACTTTAGCTTTAGCGGCTTAAAAACGGCTATCTTATACTTTATTCAAAATAACGAAGCTAAGGATCCTAACTTTGTTAAAAACAACCTGGCCGATATTTGCGCCTCGGTTGAAAAACGCATTGCCACTATTCTGCTTAAAAAACTCAGCAAAGCAGCGCAAGCTTACGGCATTAAAGATATTGCACTGGCAGGCGGTGTATCTGCCAATACGGGCTTGCGGCAAGGCCTGCTTGACCTGGGTGCCAAACACCAGTGGAACACCTTTGTGCCCCGTATGGCTTATTGTACCGACAATGCAGCAATGATTGCCATTGCCGGCTATTATAAATATCTAAAAGGCGACTTTACCGACCAGCATGTGGCCCCACTGGCCCGCATGCCATTTTAA
- a CDS encoding bifunctional 3,4-dihydroxy-2-butanone-4-phosphate synthase/GTP cyclohydrolase II: MLNTIPEAIEAVKEGKIIIVVDDEDRENEGDFLVAARYATPEAINFMARHGRGLICAPITRQRAKELELEPMVNRNTATLETSFTVSVDLLGHGCTTGISASDRSKTTLALINPATQPADLGRPGHVFPLIAKDGGVLRRSGHTEAAIDLPVMAGLEPAGVICEIMREDGEMARLPELLVMAKEFDMVIVSIKDLIAYRLSSETLIDREVAVKMPTQWGDFDMIAYTQRDSGEHHLALVKGTWEPGEPILVRVHSSCVTGDIFGSCRCDCGPQLHKAMEMVNQEGKGVIVYMNQEGRGIGLINKLKAYQLQESGLDTVEANLQLGFKMDQRDYGVGAQIIRDLGISKMRLISNNPKKRAGLIGYGLEVVETLPVEISPNPHNENYLRTKRDKMDHTILRNH; this comes from the coding sequence ATGTTAAATACTATACCCGAGGCCATTGAAGCCGTTAAAGAAGGGAAAATAATAATTGTGGTTGATGATGAGGACCGCGAAAACGAAGGCGACTTTTTAGTGGCTGCCCGTTATGCCACTCCCGAAGCCATCAACTTTATGGCACGTCATGGCCGCGGTTTAATTTGTGCGCCTATTACCCGCCAGCGTGCTAAAGAACTGGAGCTTGAACCTATGGTAAACCGCAACACGGCCACACTCGAAACCAGCTTTACGGTATCGGTTGACTTGTTAGGCCACGGCTGTACCACGGGTATTTCGGCATCCGACCGTTCAAAAACTACACTCGCTTTAATTAATCCGGCTACACAACCGGCTGATTTAGGTCGTCCGGGCCACGTTTTTCCGCTGATTGCTAAAGATGGTGGTGTACTGCGCCGTTCGGGCCATACCGAAGCTGCTATTGATTTACCGGTAATGGCAGGTTTAGAACCTGCAGGCGTAATCTGTGAGATTATGCGCGAAGATGGCGAAATGGCCCGTTTGCCCGAACTGCTGGTAATGGCTAAAGAGTTTGATATGGTTATTGTATCTATCAAAGATCTTATTGCTTACCGCCTGAGCAGCGAAACTTTGATTGATCGTGAGGTGGCGGTGAAAATGCCAACACAATGGGGCGATTTTGATATGATTGCTTATACTCAGCGTGACTCGGGCGAACATCATTTAGCTTTGGTAAAAGGCACCTGGGAGCCCGGCGAACCGATATTGGTACGGGTACACAGCTCATGCGTAACCGGTGATATATTTGGCTCATGCCGCTGCGACTGTGGCCCGCAATTGCATAAGGCCATGGAAATGGTAAACCAGGAAGGTAAAGGTGTAATTGTATACATGAACCAGGAAGGCCGCGGTATAGGACTAATTAATAAATTGAAAGCATACCAGTTACAAGAAAGCGGACTGGATACAGTAGAAGCTAACCTGCAGCTCGGCTTTAAAATGGACCAGCGCGACTATGGTGTGGGTGCGCAAATTATCCGCGATTTAGGTATCAGCAAAATGCGTTTAATTAGCAACAATCCTAAAAAGCGTGCAGGTTTAATTGGCTATGGATTGGAAGTAGTTGAAACCCTACCTGTAGAAATATCTCCTAACCCTCATAACGAAAACTACCTGCGCACTAAGCGCGATAAAATGGACCATACCATTTTAAGGAACCACTAA
- a CDS encoding translocation/assembly module TamB domain-containing protein, with protein sequence MLLLFQYKPVQTWAARKAAKYLSNELHTKIDIKSLYIKPFSSVVLEDLYVLDKQKDTLLRTPRLTVQLSQFSIFNSLKERDINFKDIQLDNGSVYLKKQKDSTTNLQFIIDYFNKPADTTKKASKPWTLKFDRIAVNNFRFKYKNALIDSATKNQVNFNDLDISRFSTVLTGMDLRNHLFKGHLQNLTLHEKSGFTVKQLTVNATVDTNQIRLQNLVLVTPNSNLKDYFRMRFKSFSDFSDFNNKVHMDADVKSSHLSSQDITYFTSSLGKTNFEFDLNGRASGLVNNIKAQNLTVATGQATYVKGNFTLKGLPDIDKTYMVLNFNQLATNKRDLDNLYSRFTGIPNRHVPDMLTKFGNINYSGQFKGTPKDFYINGVLKTLMGRIDPNVNLQFNAKGVPAYQGKITATNFNLAALLDNKLLGRTSLTAEVKGSGDALNNLAANVKAKLRYLDFKGYKYQNLSLNGSFVRKVAKAKINIADRNVKLNLNGNVDLNSKLPQYQITAAISNARLNKLKLVKDTITLSTNLTTNFTGNDLSNLQGYVSLQPTRVVTPKDNYVVDSLKLTAIGFGSNRTIGLQSDLANGNIRGSFDLATLPSYYKSIAKKYIPSLQTSIVKPKPQNFDFRLELKNLDPLLLMFMPDLKIPEGGTFVGHFNSADKTATLSGLVRTMKYGKIVFHDFIVDESTADSMLNLNLSLSKVDLTDSLFIKDINITNFLRNDSLNFNVKLSDKNATNQLDLYGLVEFGRDTTAKLKLLPSEVVLERQKWRLTEQVRIKVQNGKTQIQNFELTNGEQQVHINGFVSNNSEDKLQVEFEKFSMATLNQLTKSAGILLHGSLDGNVTLTSVLKAPGVDADLRVDSLTMNQTLVGDVKIKSDLDNERSRANVKLNILNRGLETLNIAGAYYLNKETGDNLDFDVRMDQTEAIIFQPFVKTLVSNLKGTISADMKLTGAPSKPQLNGSITLSNTGLTVDYLKVPYTINDKLTVANSIIKIDDMVITDPRGGKALANGTIDLSDFATPLLDINVQATKLMALNTTFRDNRLYYGTAFGTGRFSFTGPVDNMNIDIKAKTEDGTVFNIPLNTSSTAGEYDFIRFVSHTDSTKIISNTNAFKGVTLNFDLSADEKTLVRITTDLGLLEGRGVANGLKLNINSLGDFEMRGDFLISSGKFEFTAKNFISKNFQVNEGGTLRWTGSPSNAEINLKATYELRANIANLYQAAGLQSPQGTRQELVQAQLNLTHTLLQPIISFDFTFPLNPSIKDDMGAYLSDINNRNQQALSLIVRRQFAPGTGTNINEQVLGTATSAASEFVFNKLNSYIAQSTNFKSLDLNIRSQSDASASLRLFKERVVLNGSLYNANGSNDLFSNNSANLFNSDFRKLTTDFNAEYLIRPDGQLRARYSYRTLNTTTINAISADYRPQYVNGLGLIYQRDFESFREFWRNLFRRGRTSTTAVTPTPTAPASIDDEQDEE encoded by the coding sequence ATGTTATTACTTTTTCAGTACAAGCCGGTGCAAACCTGGGCCGCACGCAAAGCCGCCAAATACCTTTCTAACGAGCTGCATACTAAAATCGATATCAAGAGTTTGTACATCAAGCCATTCTCGTCGGTAGTGCTCGAAGATTTATATGTGCTGGATAAGCAAAAAGACACACTGCTGCGTACGCCCAGACTAACGGTGCAACTTTCGCAGTTTTCGATATTTAATAGCCTGAAAGAGCGCGACATCAATTTTAAAGATATCCAGTTAGATAACGGTTCGGTATATCTGAAAAAGCAGAAAGACAGCACCACCAACCTACAGTTTATTATTGACTACTTTAACAAACCTGCCGATACCACTAAAAAAGCCAGCAAACCCTGGACCCTGAAATTTGATCGCATAGCGGTTAATAACTTTCGTTTCAAGTATAAAAACGCGCTGATTGATTCGGCAACCAAAAACCAGGTAAACTTTAATGACCTGGACATAAGCCGTTTTTCGACCGTGCTTACAGGGATGGATTTAAGAAACCATTTGTTTAAAGGACATTTGCAAAACCTTACCCTGCACGAAAAAAGCGGATTTACGGTTAAACAATTAACAGTTAATGCCACGGTTGATACTAACCAGATCAGGCTGCAAAACCTGGTGCTGGTAACACCCAATTCAAATCTGAAAGATTATTTCCGGATGCGGTTTAAATCGTTCAGTGATTTCAGCGATTTTAACAACAAGGTACACATGGATGCAGACGTTAAAAGCTCGCATCTGTCATCACAGGATATTACTTACTTTACCAGTTCGTTGGGCAAAACCAATTTTGAGTTTGATCTTAACGGGCGGGCCAGTGGCCTGGTTAACAACATCAAAGCGCAAAACTTAACGGTGGCTACCGGGCAGGCTACTTATGTAAAAGGCAACTTTACCTTAAAAGGCTTGCCTGATATTGATAAAACCTACATGGTTTTAAACTTTAACCAACTGGCTACCAATAAGCGCGACCTGGATAATTTATACAGCAGGTTTACCGGTATACCCAACCGGCATGTGCCTGACATGCTAACCAAATTTGGTAATATTAATTACAGCGGTCAGTTTAAAGGTACGCCTAAAGATTTTTATATCAATGGCGTTTTAAAAACGCTTATGGGGCGTATAGATCCGAACGTAAACCTGCAATTTAATGCCAAAGGTGTACCTGCCTATCAGGGCAAAATAACCGCTACGAATTTTAACCTAGCTGCTTTGCTGGATAATAAATTGCTGGGCCGTACCTCATTAACCGCCGAGGTAAAAGGCAGTGGTGATGCGTTAAATAATTTGGCCGCTAATGTAAAGGCAAAGCTCAGGTATTTAGACTTTAAAGGCTACAAGTATCAAAACCTGAGTTTAAATGGCAGCTTTGTCCGTAAGGTGGCTAAAGCTAAAATTAACATAGCCGATCGTAATGTTAAGCTCAACCTAAATGGTAATGTTGATTTAAACAGTAAGCTGCCTCAATATCAAATTACGGCCGCCATTAGCAATGCCCGGCTAAACAAGCTTAAGTTGGTTAAAGATACCATTACCCTTAGTACAAACCTTACTACTAATTTTACCGGCAACGATTTATCCAACTTGCAAGGTTACGTAAGCTTGCAGCCTACCCGTGTAGTTACACCAAAAGATAACTATGTGGTTGATTCGTTAAAGCTGACTGCTATCGGTTTTGGCAGCAATCGTACCATTGGGTTACAATCTGACTTGGCTAATGGCAACATCCGCGGAAGTTTTGACCTGGCTACGTTGCCATCCTATTATAAGTCTATCGCTAAAAAGTATATACCATCACTGCAAACTTCTATAGTTAAGCCTAAACCGCAAAACTTTGATTTTAGGCTGGAGCTTAAAAACCTCGATCCGCTGTTGCTGATGTTTATGCCCGATTTAAAAATACCTGAAGGCGGTACCTTTGTAGGCCACTTTAATTCGGCCGATAAAACAGCCACCTTAAGTGGTTTGGTGCGAACAATGAAATACGGTAAAATTGTATTTCATGATTTTATTGTGGATGAAAGCACGGCCGATAGCATGCTCAATCTCAACTTATCCTTAAGCAAGGTTGATTTGACCGACAGCCTGTTTATCAAGGATATCAACATTACCAACTTTTTGCGAAACGATAGCCTGAACTTCAACGTTAAACTATCTGATAAAAATGCAACCAACCAGTTAGACTTGTACGGACTGGTAGAGTTTGGGCGCGATACCACGGCCAAGCTTAAACTTCTGCCATCAGAGGTAGTGCTGGAGCGACAGAAATGGCGACTCACGGAGCAAGTACGCATTAAAGTGCAAAACGGAAAAACGCAGATACAAAACTTTGAGCTTACCAACGGGGAGCAACAGGTGCACATTAACGGCTTTGTATCTAACAACAGCGAAGATAAATTGCAGGTAGAGTTTGAAAAATTCAGCATGGCTACCCTTAACCAGCTCACCAAATCGGCCGGTATATTATTGCATGGCTCATTAGATGGTAATGTAACGCTTACCTCGGTACTTAAAGCGCCGGGTGTGGATGCAGACCTGAGAGTAGATTCGCTAACGATGAACCAGACGCTGGTTGGCGATGTGAAAATTAAATCAGACCTGGACAATGAGCGCAGTCGCGCCAATGTAAAGCTTAACATTTTAAACCGCGGACTTGAGACCCTCAATATTGCCGGCGCTTATTATTTGAATAAAGAAACCGGTGATAACCTGGACTTTGATGTGCGTATGGACCAAACCGAGGCCATCATCTTTCAGCCCTTTGTTAAAACGCTGGTATCTAACCTGAAGGGAACCATCTCGGCGGATATGAAGCTTACAGGGGCTCCGTCCAAACCGCAACTCAACGGTTCTATTACACTTAGCAATACAGGTTTAACGGTTGATTATTTGAAGGTGCCTTATACTATTAATGATAAGCTTACGGTGGCCAATAGTATCATCAAAATTGATGATATGGTAATCACTGACCCTCGTGGTGGTAAGGCATTGGCTAATGGTACAATTGACCTGTCAGACTTTGCCACGCCACTATTGGATATCAACGTGCAAGCCACTAAGTTGATGGCGCTGAATACAACGTTTAGGGATAACCGCTTGTATTATGGTACGGCATTTGGCACCGGACGCTTCAGTTTTACTGGGCCTGTTGATAACATGAATATTGATATCAAAGCCAAAACAGAAGATGGTACAGTATTCAACATTCCGTTAAATACATCGTCTACTGCAGGTGAGTACGATTTTATCAGGTTTGTGAGCCATACCGACTCTACCAAAATCATCAGCAATACTAACGCATTTAAAGGGGTTACCCTAAACTTTGATTTATCGGCCGATGAAAAAACCTTAGTTCGAATTACCACCGACTTAGGTTTACTGGAAGGGCGTGGGGTTGCTAACGGCCTAAAGTTAAATATTAACAGCTTGGGCGATTTCGAGATGAGAGGTGACTTCCTGATTTCGTCGGGTAAGTTTGAGTTTACTGCTAAAAACTTTATCAGCAAAAACTTCCAGGTTAATGAAGGAGGTACGTTGCGCTGGACGGGCAGCCCGTCAAACGCTGAAATTAATTTAAAAGCTACTTACGAGTTGCGGGCCAATATTGCCAACTTATACCAGGCGGCAGGTTTACAATCACCGCAGGGTACCAGGCAGGAGCTGGTACAGGCACAGCTTAACTTAACCCATACACTGCTGCAGCCTATTATCAGCTTTGATTTTACGTTCCCGCTCAATCCTTCTATTAAGGATGATATGGGTGCTTATCTGTCAGACATCAACAACCGTAACCAACAGGCCTTAAGTTTAATTGTAAGGCGGCAATTTGCACCGGGTACGGGTACCAATATTAACGAGCAGGTATTAGGTACAGCCACCTCGGCAGCCAGCGAGTTTGTATTTAATAAGCTGAATAGTTACATCGCCCAGTCAACCAACTTCAAAAGCTTGGATTTAAACATCAGGTCGCAGAGTGATGCCAGTGCATCATTACGCTTGTTTAAAGAAAGGGTAGTGTTGAATGGTAGTTTGTACAATGCCAACGGAAGTAATGACTTGTTTAGTAACAACTCAGCTAACTTGTTCAACTCCGATTTCAGGAAACTGACAACCGACTTTAATGCGGAATACTTAATAAGGCCGGATGGGCAGTTACGGGCAAGGTACTCTTACCGCACTTTAAATACCACTACTATTAACGCCATCTCGGCAGATTATCGTCCGCAGTATGTAAACGGTTTGGGCTTAATTTATCAAAGAGATTTTGAAAGTTTCAGAGAATTCTGGCGTAATCTGTTCAGAAGGGGGCGCACGTCAACTACTGCCGTAACACCTACTCCAACTGCTCCGGCATCCATAGATGATGAACAGGACGAAGAATAG